The Elusimicrobiota bacterium sequence GGATAACCAAAATCCCCAGGAGAACTACCGGAACGATGACCCCAAGCCGTTTCCGGGCCCGTTCCAAGTTTTTGAACTGGCCGCCCCAACTCATGGAATAGCCTTCGGGCAGTTTAACCTCCCGCTCAATGGCGGCGCGGGCTTCCGCCACATAGCTGGCGATGTCGCGCTCGCCCAGAAACACGGCCACGGCCGCGTAACGTTGGCTGTAGTGGTGAGCGATGGTGGTGACCTCGTCTTTGCTCTCGAAGTCGGCCACCTTGTAAAGTGGAACCGACCCTCCGTCCATCCCGACAGGCAGGGATTTGATGGTCTCCACGTTCTCCCGATGTTCCTCCTCCATCCGCAAGACGATGGGGAACCGCCACTGTGCCTCGTAGAAACTGCCCACCTCCTTGCCGGCCATGGCGGACTCGAGCAGGCTGTTGACGCTGTGGATGTCCAGACCGTAACGGGCGATGGCGGCGTAGTTGGGGCGGGCGCTCAAAACCGGGCTCTTGCGGAGCGCGGTAAGGGCGTCCATTTCCGCCTCGTCGGTGCCGGGGATTTTCTCCAGAACAGCGATGGATTTTTCCAAGAGCTCGATCAAGACCGGCAGTTCTTTCCCGTAGATCCGCAGGCTCACGTCGGCCCTGCTTCCCTCCATGATCTCCATGAACCGCATCTCGATGGGCTGATTCTCGCTGACCTCCTGGCCGGGGACTTCCGTCTCCAGAGCGTCTTTAAGGGCTGTGTATAATTCCGTTTTGGTGCGCGGTTTCCCGTTGGGCCCCTTGGGCCAAACGTCCCTCTTTAATATGACGAAGGTGTCCGACAGATGAACGCCCATGGGGTCCGTGGCGGATTCGGGTGTCCCGATCCGAGAAAAAACGCGCTCAACCTCGGGGAACCGGGCGATAACCCGGTCGCTCCGCCTTTGCATCTGGAGCGAGGCGTCCACGCCGATGTCCGACTCCCGCGTGAAGTTGACGACCATGTCTCCCTCATCGAGAGGCGGCATGAAGTCTGATCCCAGCCGTTGGTACACCAAGACAGAAGCCACCAGGAGGACCGCCGCGGGGACCAACGCCAGCGCGGGCCGTTTAAGGCAGGCGTTGAGCGTTGGCCGGTAGAGCGCTAAGAGGCCGCGGTAAATTCGGTCCTTGCCGCCCTTCTTCGGTTTTTCCAGGAACAGATAGGCCAAGACGGGCATCAGCAGAACCGCCACCAACAATGACGCGCCCAAGGCCATGAGCACGGTGACGGCCATGGGATGATAGAGTTTGCCTTCGATCCCTTCCAAAGAGAGGATGGGCACGTAGACCAGCATAATGATTAAAAGACCGACGGAAACCGGTTTGACCACTTCCTTCGCGGCGTCCAGGAACAAGAGAAGACGCTCCCGTGGCGCAAGTTCGCCTTCGTGTTCCTCCAGGCGCCGCAAAATGTTCTCGATCATCACCACCGCGCCGTCCACCAAGAGGCCGAAGTCGATGGCGCCCAAACTCATGAGGCTGGCGGAGACGCCAAAGACCCGCATGCCGATGACCCCGAAAAGCATGGAGATGGGGATGGCCAGAGAGACAAAGAGCGCCGCGCGCAGGTTGCCCAAGATCAAGAACAGGACCGCGACGACCAGCACCGCGCCTTCCGCCAGATTCTTGACCACAGTTTTGAGCGTGGCGTTGACCAGATAGCTTCGGGTGTAGAGAGACTCCAACCGAACGTCGGGCGGCAGGGGGGCCTCCTTTAACGCCCGCTCGGCGTCGATGGACACCTGGCGAGAGTTGGCCCCGGAAAGCATCAACACCGTGCCGAGGACCGTCTCTTCCCCGTCATACGTGGCTCCTCCCATCCGCTGGGCGTACGCCTCCCGAACATCCGCCACGGCGGAGAGGGGGATTGGTTTTCCTTGCACGTCCAGCTTAATCGGAACCCCCCGTATTTCATCTAAACTTTGTAGCCGTCCCGATCCCCGGACAATCACCTGCCGTCCTTTGGGCTGGATGTACCCACCGCCGAAATTCTCCCCCAGTCCTTGGAGGCGCTCCGCGATCCCCTCGATGGTCAGGCCATAACGGTCCAAGCGTTCCGGATGGATTTCGATATGGATTTCCTTCTTGTAACCGCCCGTGGAATCGACCTCGGCCACATTCTTGACAGCGCGTTTCATGTAGGGGGCGATGACGAAGTCCTGAATTGTGCGGAGGGCGAGCAGTCTTTCTCTTTCGGGCTTGGCGGCGAGGGCCGTGCCCGGTTTAGCCAAAACCGCGTACATGAGGACCTCCCCCAACCCCGTGCTGATGGGCGCAAGTTCAGGCGACAGGTTTTGGGGCAGTTCGCCCGCCACGCCTTGGAGCCGTTCGCCCACCTGCTGGCGAGCCCAATAAATGTCGGTTCCGTCTTCAAAGATCACGACCACCTGGGAAAGGCCGTATTTCGAGAGGGAGCGGACGTCCTTCACACGGGAAATCCCGCTCATGTCCGTCTCGATGGGGAAAGAGACGGTCTTCTCGATCTGTTCCGGGTCCAAGGCGCCGGTTTTGGTGTTGACCACTACCTGGACCGGCGTGATGTCCGGCACCGCGTCCACGGGCGTGTGGGCCACGGCGTAGAGGCCGAGACCCGCTCCAAAGGCGAAAAAGAGGACGACCGTCAGTCTATTCTTAAATACCCAATCCAGTAAGCGTGTCATGAGAGTCTCCTAGTACGAAGCAAGAAGGGCCAGCGCGTCCCGCTCGCCGACGGCGGCCATGATCGCTGTCCAGGCATCGGCGAGAGCCCGCTGTGCGTTTTGCACCCGCCCAAATGTTTCGGAAACAGAATCGTCCAGCTCCAGGAACGTCAGGAGGTCCACCTGCCCCCGACGGAAGCCCTGCTCCGCCTCACGGATATGTGTCTCCAGCTCGACCGGAAGCGTTTCCGGATACTGTTGGGCTACGCGGCGGGCCGCCTCGTAATCCACGAAGAGCC is a genomic window containing:
- a CDS encoding efflux RND transporter permease subunit; this encodes MTRLLDWVFKNRLTVVLFFAFGAGLGLYAVAHTPVDAVPDITPVQVVVNTKTGALDPEQIEKTVSFPIETDMSGISRVKDVRSLSKYGLSQVVVIFEDGTDIYWARQQVGERLQGVAGELPQNLSPELAPISTGLGEVLMYAVLAKPGTALAAKPERERLLALRTIQDFVIAPYMKRAVKNVAEVDSTGGYKKEIHIEIHPERLDRYGLTIEGIAERLQGLGENFGGGYIQPKGRQVIVRGSGRLQSLDEIRGVPIKLDVQGKPIPLSAVADVREAYAQRMGGATYDGEETVLGTVLMLSGANSRQVSIDAERALKEAPLPPDVRLESLYTRSYLVNATLKTVVKNLAEGAVLVVAVLFLILGNLRAALFVSLAIPISMLFGVIGMRVFGVSASLMSLGAIDFGLLVDGAVVMIENILRRLEEHEGELAPRERLLLFLDAAKEVVKPVSVGLLIIMLVYVPILSLEGIEGKLYHPMAVTVLMALGASLLVAVLLMPVLAYLFLEKPKKGGKDRIYRGLLALYRPTLNACLKRPALALVPAAVLLVASVLVYQRLGSDFMPPLDEGDMVVNFTRESDIGVDASLQMQRRSDRVIARFPEVERVFSRIGTPESATDPMGVHLSDTFVILKRDVWPKGPNGKPRTKTELYTALKDALETEVPGQEVSENQPIEMRFMEIMEGSRADVSLRIYGKELPVLIELLEKSIAVLEKIPGTDEAEMDALTALRKSPVLSARPNYAAIARYGLDIHSVNSLLESAMAGKEVGSFYEAQWRFPIVLRMEEEHRENVETIKSLPVGMDGGSVPLYKVADFESKDEVTTIAHHYSQRYAAVAVFLGERDIASYVAEARAAIEREVKLPEGYSMSWGGQFKNLERARKRLGVIVPVVLLGILVILWRTFGTLRQAVLVYTCIPLAMTGGIFSLALRGIPLSVSASVGFIALMGIAILNGMVMLEFFNQLREKGLDAGTAARDGALVRLRPVAMTALVASLGFIPMALNTGIGAEVQRPLATVVIGGLVTATLLTLVVLPTLYSLVEKKSRSKEIEI